The genomic window CGTGTGCGCCTGATCGGGATTGCGCCAGATTTCGCCTTCTGCGGGCGGCTTGCCGTTGGGCAGATAGACAGCCGCGGAAGCAGGCCAGCGCTGCAGATTCGTCTGCTCGTCCTTGATCGCGCCGAGCAGGCGGCTATCCGGTTTGAAGCCATCGCGCGCCGTGCGGATAGCCGGTGCGAGCGAAACCGTCAGCGGCAATTTACCGTAGTGCTTGGCCAGCCAGACCAAACCCGCCGGTTCACCGGGAATGCCGGCAGACAATGGCCCCTTCAACGCGGTATCGCGATTGGGCGAGCCATCCGGATTGAGGTAATCCTTGGGATTAATTGCAGCCGGCGCGGTTTCGCGCGCATCAATGAAAACGTTGCGACCAGTGGAAGCCACGTGCATGGTCGCCATGAAGCCACCACCGATGCCCGAACTTTCCGGCTCGACCACCGACAGCGTGGACGCGACGGCAATTGCGGCATCGAACGCATTGCCACCTTTGGCCAGCACCTCGAAGCCTGCTTCGGTCGCTAGCGCATTGGCGCTGGCGATGCCGGCGTGGCCGGGACGTTGCGCAAGTTGCGTTGTCTGGATGGAAGGTTTGGGACTGTCAGCGGCAAATGCTCCACTCGCCCCCAATGCAAAACCGATAAGCAACACGTGCCAACGCAACGCAAGCTTCATCCCTTGGCCTCCATCAGATGTTTGTATTTATCTTCGAGCTGCCCGTGCGTTTCGGTATGCGCGGGGTCGACGATGATGCATTCCACTGGGCACACGACCACGCACTGCGGCTCGTCGTGATGACCGATGCATTCAGTACAAAGGGCCGGATCGATGACGTAGTACTCCTCGCCAAGCGAAATCGCCTTGTTAGGGCAGACGGGTTCGCAGACGTCACAGTTGACGCAGGTATCGAGGATCTTCAGGGACATGCGGGTTTAGTCTACACGGGCCGGCGCTTATTGTGCGAAGCAACAAAGCGCGATATCGCCTCGGGGTGCGCCCTCCCCCTGCCCGGCAAGGGGAGATCGGGAATGGGTTGGACACACATGCCTCAAAGCACGCTTGGCCAACCTCAACCCTCCCCTGCTGTCAGGGGAGGGGGAAAGGCATTACATCTGCACGTAGCGGACCGTAGCGTCGGTCGGCTTCAGCACGTCATCGACGCGCTGCTCGTCAGCCTTGTCGCCGATCACCAGGATAATCACGCCCTTCATCGAACCGGGTTTGGCATCCTTGAAGGCTTGGGTGACGAGGTCGGCCGTCTTGCCCGAATCCGCACCACCGATCGCCACCAGGTTACCCGGCAGAATGCCGCGGGCCACGATGTCCTGCACGTTGCTGAGCTGGCGATCCTGAGCGTCCTTGGCGTCATCGCTGTCGCCAGCCGGCACGAGGTAGGCATACGGCTGCGGTGCGGTCATGCCCTGCATGTTGTCCTGCACGATCTGGCCCAGATAAGCGTTCCAGCCCTTGGAGTCGTTCGGATCGGTAGGCTTGGTGGGCTTCTGAGGCTGTGCCGCTGCCTGCTGCTGGTTGTCGCCGCCGTTGTTGTTGCACGCGGACAGTGCCAGGCAGCCGGTCAACGCGAGGGCGGTGGCGATGAGAGTGAGTTTACGCATAGTTATCCCCTTCGGTTTCGGGTTGCTTTTTGTGCCAGCGCTGCCGCATGGCCTGTTGGACCGCAGGATGCACGAAACCGGAGATGTCACCACCAAGGCGACCGATCTCACGCACCAGCGAGGACGAAATAAAGCTGTATTGCTCGGCCGGCGTCAAGAATAACGTTTCGACCTTGGGAATGAGATGACGATTCATGCTCGCCAGCTGGAATTCGTATTCGAAATCCGAGACGGCGCGCAGCCCGCGGATGATCACACCTGCACCAATGTCGTTCACGAACTGGGCCAGCAGGCAATCGAAGCCGCGCACTTCCACGTTCGGCAGGTCCGCCAGCGCGAGACGCGCCAGCGAAATGCGCTCCTGCAAGGTGAAACCAGGCCCCTTGCCCTTGTTGGGGCTCTCCGCCACGGCAACAACGATGCGTTCGAACAAGGGCGCAGCACGCGCGACGAGATCAGCATGGCCGTTGGTAATCGGGTCGAAGGTGCCCGGATAGACGGCGAGGCGGGTGTTTACCAGCGGCATGTTCACGAAAACAACTTCGCGGGGGAAAGTGGTATTAGCTTAACGGAACACTTCATATGCGGCGATAGAGCGCATAGCGGACCTCGCCGGCCTGCCCTTCGCGGTGCAGCAACCAGTTTGCAGGCAAGTCGGGCGCATGCCCGCGCGGCGATTCCACATAGATCTGCGCGGCGACCGCAAGCCAGCCGCCGTCTTCCAGCTTGCGCGCCAACGGCGCCCACAATTGCTGGGCAAACGGCGGGTCCAGAAAGACCAGGCCAAACGGCTGCGGCTCACGCTGCAGAAAACGCACAGCGTCCACGCCGGCCACGTCGCCAGCCTCAGCCTTCAAGCGGGTCAGATTGCCGCGCAAGGCATCGGCCACCGACGCATCCGGCTCCACGAACTGCACCGCGCCTGCGCCACGAGATATCGCTTCGATCCCCAGCGCACCGGTTCCCGCACACAGATCCAGAGCCCGCACCCCAGCCAGGGTGGGCGCCAGCCAGTTGAACAGGGTCTCACGGACACGCTCAGAGGTCGGGCGCAGTCCAGGAAGATCGGGCACATTCAGGCGCGAATTGCGCAAGTGGCCGCCAATAATACGAATACGCCCGGGCGCAGCCTTCATGCACAGGCGCCCTCAGCGGACAGTACGGGTCGGGGTGATAGCATTCGCCTATTGTCTTTGAATCCCACGCCCCATGCTCAAATTTTGGAAGAAGAAGCCGGCCGAGAACGGCACCGGGGATAACGAGGAAGCAGCTAGTCAAGCGCCGGCCGAGGCTACCGCGCCCGAAGCGCCGGTCGTCCAGCCGGATCCCGGCCCTGTCGCTGCTGACGCCGCCATCGAATCCCCCGTGAAGCGCAGCTGGCGCGAGCGCCTCTCCGGCAGCACGTTCGCCCGCGGCATTTCCTCGCTGTTCTCCCGTCATCCAAAGCTGGACGACGATCTGCTCGACGAGTTGGAAACTACCCTGATCACCGCCGACGTGGGCATTGAGACCAGCACCAGCCTGGTCGAAAACCTGCGCAAGCGTATGCACAAGCGCGAGTTCGCTGATGCCGGTGCCTTGCTGCAAGCACTGCGGCAAGAACTGATCGTCCTGCTGAAACCGGTGCAACGCCCGCTGGAAATCAACGGACGCCGGCCGTTCGTGGTGCTCACGGTTGGCATC from Dyella caseinilytica includes these protein-coding regions:
- a CDS encoding YfhL family 4Fe-4S dicluster ferredoxin, producing the protein MSLKILDTCVNCDVCEPVCPNKAISLGEEYYVIDPALCTECIGHHDEPQCVVVCPVECIIVDPAHTETHGQLEDKYKHLMEAKG
- the rsmD gene encoding 16S rRNA (guanine(966)-N(2))-methyltransferase RsmD, which codes for MKAAPGRIRIIGGHLRNSRLNVPDLPGLRPTSERVRETLFNWLAPTLAGVRALDLCAGTGALGIEAISRGAGAVQFVEPDASVADALRGNLTRLKAEAGDVAGVDAVRFLQREPQPFGLVFLDPPFAQQLWAPLARKLEDGGWLAVAAQIYVESPRGHAPDLPANWLLHREGQAGEVRYALYRRI
- the coaD gene encoding pantetheine-phosphate adenylyltransferase; the protein is MPLVNTRLAVYPGTFDPITNGHADLVARAAPLFERIVVAVAESPNKGKGPGFTLQERISLARLALADLPNVEVRGFDCLLAQFVNDIGAGVIIRGLRAVSDFEYEFQLASMNRHLIPKVETLFLTPAEQYSFISSSLVREIGRLGGDISGFVHPAVQQAMRQRWHKKQPETEGDNYA